The Longimicrobiales bacterium genome has a segment encoding these proteins:
- the frr gene encoding ribosome recycling factor, with product MAAKEARAQMEKALEAMRREFSGVRTGKASPALLDIVRVDAYGSKMPLNQVATVSAPEPRMLIVQPWDKGLVAPVEKAIRNAELGLNPATDGGVIRVPIPALNEERRREMVRMLHKLAEEGRVAVRHARQEANKTLKQQQSDGDMSEDDARRQMDEVQKLTDEYIGKIDHLLKAKEEEVMEV from the coding sequence ATGGCAGCCAAGGAAGCGCGCGCGCAGATGGAAAAGGCGCTCGAGGCGATGCGGCGCGAGTTCTCGGGCGTGCGGACAGGCAAGGCATCGCCCGCGCTGCTGGATATCGTGCGCGTCGATGCGTACGGCTCGAAGATGCCGTTGAACCAGGTCGCAACGGTGAGCGCGCCGGAGCCGCGAATGCTGATCGTGCAGCCGTGGGACAAGGGGCTGGTTGCCCCGGTGGAGAAGGCTATCCGCAATGCGGAGCTGGGGCTGAACCCGGCGACGGACGGCGGTGTGATCCGCGTGCCGATCCCCGCGCTGAACGAGGAGCGGCGCAGGGAGATGGTGCGCATGCTGCACAAGCTGGCGGAGGAGGGGCGCGTCGCGGTGCGGCACGCGCGCCAGGAGGCGAACAAGACGCTGAAGCAGCAGCAGTCGGATGGCGACATGAGCGAGGATGACGCGCGTCGCCAGATGGACGAAGTGCAGAAGCTCACGGACGAATACATCGGCAAGATCGACCACCTCCTGAAGGCCAAGGAGGAGGAGGTCATGGAGGTCTGA
- a CDS encoding undecaprenyl diphosphate synthase family protein — translation MDGNGRWARARGLPRFRGHAAGMRAVREAV, via the coding sequence ATGGATGGCAACGGCCGCTGGGCGCGCGCTCGCGGCCTGCCTCGCTTTCGGGGCCACGCGGCGGGGATGCGTGCCGTGCGCGAGGCGGTC